The following coding sequences lie in one Arachis hypogaea cultivar Tifrunner chromosome 4, arahy.Tifrunner.gnm2.J5K5, whole genome shotgun sequence genomic window:
- the LOC112797406 gene encoding (+)-neomenthol dehydrogenase, with protein MAEESSKRYAVVTGANKGIGFGICKQLASNGITVILTARDEKRGHEALQNLKDLGLSGHVVYHQLDVTDANSIAALANFIKTQFGKLDILVNNAGVPGTVVDGDAFKALLASGERADAIDWRKIVCQDYESAEAGVRTNYYGVKGMCEALIPLLQLSDSPKIVNVSSSMGQLKNLPNEWAKGILSDDESLTEEKIDEVLNQFLSDFKEGSFETKGWPSAFSAYIVSKAALNAYTRILAKKYPSFCINSVCPGFVKTDINFNTGNLSVDEGAESAVRLALLSNGGQSGLFFIRSEVSPF; from the exons ATGGCAGAAGAAAGTTCAAAGAG GTATGCAGTAGTGACAGGAGCAAACAAAGGGATAGGATTTGGAATATGTAAGCAATTGGCTTCTAATGGGATCACAGTGATCTTAACAGCAAGAGATGAGAAAAGGGGTCATGAAGCTCTTCAGAATCTCAAAGATTTAGGTCTATCTGGCCATGTTGTTTATCATCAGCTTGACGTCACTGATGCTAACAGCATAGCAGCCCTTGCAAATTTCATCAAAACCCAATTTGGAAAACTTGATATCTTG GTGAATAATGCAGGAGTCCCTGGGACAGTCGTTGATGGCGATGCATTCAAAGCTTTACTTGCTTCTGGG GAAAGGGCTGATGCTATTGATTGGAGAAAAATTGTATGTCAAGATTATGAATCTGCAGAAGCAGGAGTTAGAACTAACTATTATGGTGTCAAAGGAATGTGTGAAGCACTTATTCCCCTTCTACAATTGTCAGACTCACCAAAGATTGTCAATGTTTCCTCCTCCATGGGACAGTTGAAG AACCTACCAAATGAATGGGCTAAAGGAATTCTAAGTGATGATGAAAGCTTAACAGAAGAAAAGATTGATGAGGTTTTGAATCAATTTCTAAGTGATTTCAAAGAGGGTTCATTTGAAACCAAAGGATGGCCTTCTGCTTTTTCTGCATACATAGTTTCAAAAGCTGCTTTGAATGCATACACAAGAATTCTTGCAAAGAAGTATCCATCTTTCTGTATCAATTCTGTTTGTCCTGGTTTTGTCAAAACGGATATAAACTTCAACACTGGTAACCTTAGTGTTGACGAAGGTGCCGAGAGCGCTGTAAGGCTGGCTCTGCTATCTAATGGGGGTCAGTCCGGTCTCTTCTTCATCCGAAGTGAAGTTTCGCCATTTTGA
- the LOC112797409 gene encoding phosphomannomutase, with translation MAARKPGLIALFDVDGTLTAPRKVVTPEMLAFMQDLRKVVTVGVVGGSDLVKISEQLGSTVTNDYDYVFSENGLVAHKEGNLIGTQSLKSFLGDEKLKEFINFTLHYIADLDIPIKRGTFIEFRSGMLNVSPIGRNCSQEERDEFEKYDKIHNIRPKMVEVLREKFAHFNLTFSIGGQISFDVFPQGWDKTYCLRYLEDFNEIHFFGDKTYKGGNDHEIYESERTIGHTVTSPEDTMKQCTALFLKN, from the exons atggCTGCCCGGAAACCTGGTTTGATTGCATTGTTTGATGTTGATGGGACTCTTACAGCCCCAAGGAAG GTGGTGACTCCAGAGATGTTGGCGTTCATGCAAGATCTAAGGAAG GTTGTAACAGTTGGAGTTGTGGGCGGTTCTGACCTTGTAAAGATATCTGAGCAACTTGGCAGCACAG TTACCAATGACTATGATTATGTATTTTCTGAGAATGGTCTTGTGGCTCATAAGGAAGGAAACCTCATTGGAACCCAG AGCTTGAAATCATTCCTTGGTGATGAAAAGCTCAAG GAATTTATTAATTTCACACTTCATTACATTGCTGACTTGGATATCCCTATTAAGAG GGGAACATTCATAGAGTTCCGTAGTGGAATGCTGAATGTGTCGCCAATTGGGCGAAACTGTAGCcaagaagaaagagatgaattTGAGAAGTATGACAAG ATTCACAACATTCGTCCAAAAATGGTTGAGGTGCTTCGTGAAAAGTTTGCTCATTTTAATCTGACATTTTCCATTGGAGGGCAGATAAGCTTTGAT GTTTTCCCCCAAGGTTGGGATAAAACATACTGCCTTAGATACCTCGAAGATTTTAATGAAATTCACTTCTTTGGTGACAAAACTTACAAG GGTGGAAATGACCATGAAATCTATGAATCAGAAAGGACTATTGGTCACACAG TTACAAGCCCTGAAGATACCATGAAGCAGTGCACAGCTCTCTTCCTTAAAAATTGA
- the LOC112797411 gene encoding bifunctional protein FolD 4, chloroplastic: MASAAASSCSSISMMFLTHSCGATSSTAHRLLPPGCLRHRLHCHPLQMGPTYLRCLTFHSSAAEPPSPPHVVLPHASLTTEANTKVIDGKAVAKQIRDEITVEVSRMKEAIGVIPGLAVILVGDRKDSATYVRNKKKACESVGISSLEVHLAEDSTEEEVLKHISGYNDDPSVHGILVQLPLPSHMNEQNVLNAVRIEKDVDGFHPLNIGRLAMRGREPLFVPCTPKGCIELLHRHGISIKGKRAVVIGRSNIVGMPAALLLQREDATVTVVHSRTNNPEEITKQADIIISAVGQPNMVKGSWIKPGAVIIDVGINPVEDPSSPRGYRLVGDVCYEEAIEVASAITPVPGGVGPMTIAMLLQNTLISAKRMHNFE; encoded by the exons ATggcttctgctgctgcttcttcatGTTCTTCCATTTCCATGATGTTCCTAACTCATTCTTGTGGTGCTACTTCTTCCACCGCCCACCGCCTTCTCCCACCGGGATGCCTCCGCCACCGCCTCCACTGCCACCCCTTACAGATGGGCCCCACCTATCTCCGATGCCTCACTTTTCACTCTTCCGCAGCAGAACCTCCTTCCCCGCCCCATGTTGTTCTTCCCCATG CTTCCCTGACTACTGAGGCTAATACTAAGGTGATTGATGGAAAAGCGGTAGCAAAGCAGATCAGAGATGAGATAACGGTTGAAGTCTCCAGGATGAAAGAAGCTATTGGTGTGATTCCAGGGTTAGCCGTAATCCTTGTTGGAGATAGAAAGGATTCGGCTACTTACGTGCGTAACAAGAAGAAAGCTTGTGAATCTGTTGGAATCAGTTCTTTGGAAGTACATTTAGCGGAGGATTCCACAGAAGAGGAAGTTTTGAAGCATATTTCAGGCTACAATGATGATCCTTCTGTTCATGGCATTCTTGTTCAGTTACCTTTACCTTCT CATATGAATGAGCAAAATGTCCTGAATGCTGTTAGAATTGAGAAAGATGTAGATGGTTTTCATCCATTAAATATTGGTCGTCTTGCCATGCGTGGTAGAGAACCGCTATTTGTTCCCTGTACACCAAAAGGGTGCATAGAGCTACTTCACAGACACGGCATTTCCATTAAAGGAAAGAGGGCCGTTGTAATTGGTCGGAGCAATATCGTAGGAATGCCAGCTGCTCTCCTGCTGCAG AGAGAAGATGCTACTGTTACTGTTGTCCATTCAAGAACCAATAATCCTGAAGAGATCACAAAGCAGGCAGATATTATCATTTCTGCTGTTGGGCAACCAAACATGGTTAAGGGAAGCTGGATAAAACCTGGTGCAGTAATTATCGATGTTGGAATCAACCCAGTAGAG GATCCGAGTAGCCCTCGAGGTTATAGACTGGTTGGAGATGTTTGTTATGAAGAAGCCATAGAAGTTGCCTCGGCTATTACTCCTGTTCCTGGAGGAGTTGGTCCAATGACCATAGCAATGCTTCTCCAGAATACACTCATCTCTGCAAAGAGGATGCATAATTTTGAATAA